The Vanessa atalanta chromosome 2, ilVanAtal1.2, whole genome shotgun sequence genome has a segment encoding these proteins:
- the LOC125072648 gene encoding uncharacterized protein LOC125072648, giving the protein MKKVRFESPVKTLRINAMNPNFQRECHSPRPFMLKQVQSAPSVAPMNYLENRPMPFTNDPIQRFECGDSTPYPVVNKTYLTHNPNTEKHSCSPSNELDLSMLDSTYNKPRHTLPRQNIVNSYQIQSLKSNFNVNPMMENKSTRILTPIENNVAASPPNVLNKKDDFFLRRDNLNDLKTIQSQFNNLQLDKENNPLLKKTEIMTLGIPISKKLDTKLTEPNSSNEMNHLCKCYHCIHILNTQSNMKHLMNDEYKHQYMAENHYKICHCSSPLFKRTSDCQCNNYSPMNHTYFPSCNCNKTPGKSPQTGVTKKNWTLEKYEQSNKPTCLDIEKQDKIIKEKREPTVADLFKIIKLQNEQLQLLQEKVDKFISANKTYEPQKVTQPLQNYVTEHVEVKSIGTDEKISIGVMTSFEMYRTSTIINKEIVKQNEAQIQCNRSQISIKEVVTKAHPVNLNFLDGIAPVSNSSDPKINENTQAQEIGDLTKNTDTGYVDKTLNDMSLYNVQVDNPITPLMSPEQSLYLDVRDYSDSDTSDDQSNVGWTYYNKVMTHVNGMLQESDMPSSASALYRNNKQKCLQMQIDKTNISVAKRVTFGDDPFQIEQPQLHAPTTDTSLKMNQLAAKYLKNGHGPQILKSPSPKPGAVPVDMSLATRNYMEKHKLLQGNNKYQNGHRQVEIPKFLDITALKQQPKFL; this is encoded by the exons atgaagaaGGTACGCTTTGAATCTCCAGTTAAAACTCTAAGAATAAACGCAATGAATCCAAACTTTCAGAGAGAATGCCACTCTCCTCGACCTTTTATGTTGAAGCAAGTGCAATCTGCGCCTTCAGTAGCTCCAATGAACTATTTAGAAAATCGACCAATGCCTTTTACTAATGATCCTATACAAAGATTTGAATGTGGGGATTCAACACCATATCCGGTagttaataaaacttacttaaCACATAATCCAAATACAGAGAAACACAGTTGTTCTCCATCTAATGAGTTAGATTTAAGTATGCTTGATAGTACTTACAATAAACCGAGACATACGCTCCCGAGACAGAATATTGTTAATTCGTACCAAATCCAATCTTTGAAAagcaattttaatgttaatcctATGATGGAAAATAAATCAACACGAATATTGACTCCCATAGAAAATAATGTTGCTGCTAGTCCACcaaatgttttaaacaaaaaagacGATTTCTTCCTAAGGAGAGATAACTTAAATGATCTTAAAACTATACAaagtcaatttaataatttacaattagataaagaaaataatccACTCTTAAAGAAAACAGAAATAATGACATTAGGAATTCCTATTTCAAAAAAGTTGGATACTAAACTTACTGAGCCTAACTCATCAAATGAAATGAatcatttatgtaaatgttatcactgtattcatattttaaatacacaaagCAATATGAAACATTTAATGAATGACGAGTATAAACATCAATATATGGCtgaaaatcattataaaatctGCCATTGCAGCTCACCTTTATTTAAAAGGACCTCAGATTgccaatgtaataattattcacCAATGAACCACACATACTTTCCTTCATGTAACTGCAATAAAACTCCAGGAAAGTCACCCCAGACTGGAGTGACTAAAAAAAATTGGACACTTGAAAAATATGAACAAAGTAACAAACCTACTTGCTTAGATATTGAGAAACAGGATAAAATTATCAAAGAGAAAAGAGAACCTACTGTTGctgatctatttaaaataattaaactacaaAATGAGCAACTACAGTTATTACAAGAAAAAgtagataaatttatatcagcCAATAAAACATATGAACCTCAAAAAGTAACACAGCCTTTACAGAATTATGTCACCGAACATGTGGAAGTTAAATCTATCGGAACAGACGAAAAGATATCAATAGGAGTTATGACAAGTTTTGAAATGTATAGAACTtcaactataattaataaagaaatagtcAAGCAAAATGAGGCACAGATTCAATGTAATAGGTCCCAAATTAGTATAAAGGAGGTTGTAACTAAGGCACATCCAGTGAATTTAAATTTCCTTGACGGCATAGCTCCAGTTTCTAATTCGTCTGACCCTAAAATAAATGAGAATACTCAGGCTCAGGAAATTGGTGATCTCACAAAAAATACTGACACTGGATATGTAGATAAAACACTGAATGACATGAGTTTATACAATGTGCAAGTGGACAATCCCATTACACCTTTAATGTCTCCAGAACAAAGCTTATATTTGGATGTGAGAGATTACAGCGA ttctgaTACTAGTGACGACCAATCCAATGTAGGAtggacatattataataaagtaatg ACACATGTTAATGGCATGTTACAAGAATCTGATATGCCCTCTTCAGCGAGTGCTTTATACaggaataataaacaaaagtgtTTACAGATGCAAATCGACAAAACTAACATTAGTGTTGCCaaaag AGTAACATTTGGTGATGATCCCTTTCAAATAGAGCAACCACAATTACATGCTCCTACAACGGACACTAGCTTGAAAATGAACCAGCTTGCTgccaaatatttaaagaatggaCATGGACCACAGATATTGAAAAGTCCATCTCCTAAGCCTGGTGCTGTTCCTGTGGACATGTCTTTAGCAACAAGGAACTACATGGAAAAGCACAAACTTTTACAAG
- the LOC125071118 gene encoding 39S ribosomal protein L30, mitochondrial: protein MNKQLLKSKTPLTLLVRCRGYKHPGGIRYPGGITYYPRNPNHKDPEYTPSKLFRVEQIKSSKHHPWWEKKVLSELKLERVNQVAIVKNIPEMNAKLWSIKHLIKVTPITFPYGEPTEEDIKHTILKENGQCIVTKTLQPEQTKIEALEKFENDPKKMDSTTIKRDSRLKWNNAFTGGF, encoded by the exons ATGAACAAACaactattaaaatcaaaaacccCTTTAACATTGTTAGTTCGTTGTAGAGGTTATAAGCATCCAGGAGGAATCCGATACCCAGGGGGAATAACATATTATCCAAG AAACCCAAATCACAAAGACCCTGAGTACACTCCATCAAAATTATTCAGAGTGGaacaaattaaaagtagtaAACATCACCCATGGTGGGAGAAGAAAGTTTTGAGTGAACTCAAACTTGAAAGAGTT aaccaAGTTGCTATTGTGAAGAATATACCTGAAATGAACGCCAAGTTATGGTCTATCAAACATCTGATTAAGGTTACCCCAATAACCTTTCCTTATGGAGAACCAACAGAAGAGGATATTAAACACACAATTCTAAAAGAAAATGGTCAATGTATAGTTACAAAAACTTTACAACCTgaacaaacaaaaatagaaGCTTTagaaaaatttgaaaatgatCCAAAGAAAATGGActcaacaacaataaaaagagATTCTAGGCTTAAATGGAATAATGCCTTCACTGGAGGCTTCTAA
- the LOC125071107 gene encoding uncharacterized protein LOC125071107, whose amino-acid sequence MNCLRLLRPISCRPSFNFTSVKYVSQHPLKYLDKQEKWQEKDGLSKNWQLIYKAPMGNALNYAVAYLTTSTAIVAASTLYYTAFVFDVNTMNDPVIIGESLVIANNASECLIYLGSFVLLHVAVKVLISKFVVRMYQKGDEYVAIFRGHWINSILKHKFHLNEFKKLNPTFVVSWGDARFQLGKKHGIILDTYFRTPEYFNYLMYKKKNE is encoded by the coding sequence ATGAATTGTTTGCGTTTGCTTAGACCGATTAGTTGTCGACCGtcgtttaattttacttccgtaAAATATGTATCACAGCAtccgttaaaatatttagataagcAAGAAAAATGGCAAGAAAAGGACGGCCTGTCTAAAAATTGGcagttaatatataaagctCCAATGGGAAATGCTCTCAACTATGCTGTGGCATATTTAACGACATCCACCGCTATTGTCGCTGCTAGTACTCTTTATTATACTGCATTTGTGTTTGATGTGAATACAATGAATGATCCAGTCATTATAGGTGAAAGTCTAGTCATTGCAAATAATGCATCTGAATGTTTAATCTACCTTGGATCATTTGTATTATTGCATGTAGCAGTCAAGGTGCTAATCTCTAAGTTTGTTGTTCGTATGTACCAAAAGGGAGATGAATATGTAGCTATTTTTAGAGGACATTGGATTAATTCTAtactaaaacataaatttcattTGAACGAATTTAAGAAGTTGAATCCAACATTTGTCGTGTCTTGGGGTGATGCAAGATTTCAACTTGGAAAGAAACATGGAATAATACTTGATACATATTTTAGAACACcagaatatttcaattatttaatgtataagaaaaaaaatgaatag